Sequence from the Corallococcus soli genome:
TGCCGAGCGCCCGGTGGTTGAGCCCCTGCAGCAGCAGCGCGCGCACGAAGAGCTTCCAGCGCGCCTCGCCCCCCGGCAGGCGCTGGATGTCGCGCAGCGCGTCGTCCAGCAGCTGGGTCGCCTTGGCGTTGCGCCCCTCGTAGAACTGGTCCTGCGCGGCGTCCAACTGCCGCTGCAGCTCCTCGAAGGAGCGCGAGGGGGCAGGGAAGAGCCGCTCGCCGAACTCCGGGGCGCCCAGCACGCGCTGCTCGGGGCGGGCGCGCAGCGAGTCGTAGAACGCCTTCGACTGGCCGCTCAGCTCCGCGTCCCGGCAGTCGCCGCTGGAGACCACCAGCCGGTGGGGGGCGGCCTGCGCGGCGGCGCACAGCAGGCACAACAGCAGCGCGAACGGGGTCGGCTTCGAAACGAAGGTCAGGGACGCGGAGCGCATGGGCACGTGGGAGTGGAAGGGATGCCGGGGCCAGGATGCAGCCCGCGTTCCGTCCTCTATCGGACTGCCCGCCCTCCAGGCCAGCGACCCCGGACCGTCGCTCCCGGTCCCGGAGGCTGGACGCCTGTCCGGATTGTGGGCCCCCTGCTCCGTCGGTTGCCCCCCGGGTGAGCCACCGGAGGCATGGGTACGACTCCTGCTCCATCCCCACTTTGCGACGTGGAGCGTCACGCGCGACGCCCATCGAACCCTTCTAGAGGACCCCATCCCATGGATCGCGCCTGGAAGAAGAAGGTCATCGTCATCACCGGAGCCTCGAGCGGCATTGGCCGGACCACCGCGCTGCTGCTGGCCAGGAAGGGCGCGCACGTGGTGCTCGCCGCGCGCCGGGAGGAGCCGCTGGAGGACCTGGCGGCCGAGTGCGAGGCCCTGGGCGTCCAGGCCCTCGTCGTGCCTACCGACGTGGCGGACGCCGCGTCCGTGCGCCACCTGGCGGAGGAGGCCGTGCGCGTCTTCGGCCACTTCAACGGGTGGGTGAACAACGCGGGCGTCTACATGCTGGGCAGCCTGGAGGAGACGCCGGACGACGCGTTCCGCCAGCTCATGGAGACCAACTTCTTCGGCACGGTGAGCGGCGCGCGCGCGGCGCTGGGCCAGTTCCGCCGCCAGGGCTACGGGACGCTCGTCAACGTGTCCTCCGCCTTTGGCACCATGCCCGCGCCGTACCTGAGCGCCTACGTGGCCTCCAAGTTCGCGGTGCGCGGCTTCTCCGCGTCGCTGCGCCAGGAGCTGCTGCGCACCGGCATCGACGTGTGCACGGTGATGCCCGCCGCCATCGACACGCCCCTGTGGCGCCACACCGCCAACTACACCGGCTGGCGCATCCGCCCGGTGGAGCCCGTCTACTCGCCGGAGCGCGTGGCCCGCACCATCCTGCGCGTGCTGCGCCACCCCGAACCGGAGGTCCTCGTCGGCCCGTCGGCGAAGAGCTTCTCGGCGATGCACGGGCTGCTGCCCGGCACCTTCGAGCGCGCCATGCGCGCCGACATGGACGCCCTGCACTTCAAGGACGAGCGGCAGGGCCCCACGCCCGGCAACGTCTTCCAGCCCATGCCCGAGGGCACCGGGACTTCAGGCGGTTACCACGGGACCGGAAAACAATGGCTGCGCCGTCTTCTGGTGGCCGGAGGAGTGGCCGCCGCGGTGGTGTCCCTGCGTCGCCGTGCGAGCGACCGTGGCCTGGGCCTGAGGCTTTCCCACGCGCTGGGGGTGTGATGGCCATGTTTCGGGGGGGAGCCCCCATCCCGGGGGCTTCCGTGACGGGGCCATGACATGACCTGGGGAAGAGTCGCGCCCGCCATGAACATCGCCGTCCTCGTCAATCTGCGTGCGCGTAAAGGCTCCGAGGGCATGGGCGGACTCGTCCGTGACCTGCTCCCCCGGGCCCGGGTGGCCCTCACCCGCTCCCTCGAAGAAGCGCGGGAGTGGGTGGATCAACTGCGGCATGACCCGCCCAACCTGCTGCTGGCGGGCGGAGGGGATGGCACCATCACCGGCCTGCTCAACGAGCTGCGCGCCCAGGGCGTGGCCCTGCCCGCCATCGGCGTGCTGCCGTTGGGCACGGGCAACGCGTGGGCCCGCGTCACCGGCGCGCCCCGTCCCCAGGTGGCCCTCAAGCAGATCGCCGCGTATGGCGAGCGGCTGCCGCCGCTGCGTCCCTTCTCGCTGGTGCGGGTGGAGGGCCGGGTGGCGCCCTTCGCGGGCACCGGCTGGGACGCGGAGATGATCCAGGACTTCAAGAACCAGCTCGCCTCGGCCGGGCCGCTCAAGAGTTCGCAGGCGGGCCTGCGCGGCTACCTGGGCGCCATGTTCACCCGCACGGTGCCCCGGCACCTGTTTGGCGACGGCAACCCGAACGTGTCCGTCTACAACCTGGGCGGCTCCGCGCTGACCGTGGACGCGACGGGCGCGGTGCGGCCGATTCCCAACGGCGGCGAGGGCGCGCTCCTGTACCAGGGGCCCGCGGGCGTGGCCGGCGCGGCCACCACGACGGAGTGGGGCTTCGGCTTCAAGGCGTTCCCCTTCGCGCAGGCGGTGCCCCACCGGCTGTCGGTGCGCGTGTACGGCGCCGGGGTGATGGAGGCCACGCGCAACATGTTCCGCCTGTGGCGCGGTGAGCACCCCATGCCGCGCATGCATGACTTCTTCGTGGAGCGCCTGCGCATGGACTTCGACCGCGACGTGCCCTTCCAGATGGGCGGCGACGTGCTGGGCATGCGTCGCTCGCTGGAGTTCGACCTGGCCGAGGAGAGCGTCCAGCTCGTCGACTGGCGCCGCCTGGGCCGCCTCCTGCAGGCGTAGTCGCGGTCCCCGGCCCGTCCCCCTTCGCGCGAAGGCGCTTGCCCCCACCGTGTCCACTGGACACGATGCCGGCCTGCCGCGC
This genomic interval carries:
- a CDS encoding SDR family NAD(P)-dependent oxidoreductase, with protein sequence MDRAWKKKVIVITGASSGIGRTTALLLARKGAHVVLAARREEPLEDLAAECEALGVQALVVPTDVADAASVRHLAEEAVRVFGHFNGWVNNAGVYMLGSLEETPDDAFRQLMETNFFGTVSGARAALGQFRRQGYGTLVNVSSAFGTMPAPYLSAYVASKFAVRGFSASLRQELLRTGIDVCTVMPAAIDTPLWRHTANYTGWRIRPVEPVYSPERVARTILRVLRHPEPEVLVGPSAKSFSAMHGLLPGTFERAMRADMDALHFKDERQGPTPGNVFQPMPEGTGTSGGYHGTGKQWLRRLLVAGGVAAAVVSLRRRASDRGLGLRLSHALGV
- a CDS encoding diacylglycerol/lipid kinase family protein, whose translation is MNIAVLVNLRARKGSEGMGGLVRDLLPRARVALTRSLEEAREWVDQLRHDPPNLLLAGGGDGTITGLLNELRAQGVALPAIGVLPLGTGNAWARVTGAPRPQVALKQIAAYGERLPPLRPFSLVRVEGRVAPFAGTGWDAEMIQDFKNQLASAGPLKSSQAGLRGYLGAMFTRTVPRHLFGDGNPNVSVYNLGGSALTVDATGAVRPIPNGGEGALLYQGPAGVAGAATTTEWGFGFKAFPFAQAVPHRLSVRVYGAGVMEATRNMFRLWRGEHPMPRMHDFFVERLRMDFDRDVPFQMGGDVLGMRRSLEFDLAEESVQLVDWRRLGRLLQA